One window from the genome of Dasypus novemcinctus isolate mDasNov1 chromosome 26, mDasNov1.1.hap2, whole genome shotgun sequence encodes:
- the KIAA1143 gene encoding uncharacterized protein KIAA1143 homolog, with protein MSKRNQVSYVRPAEPAFLARFKERVGYRDGPTVETKRIQPQLPDEDGDHSDKEDEQPQVVVLKKGDLSAEEVMKIKAEIKAAKADEEPAAANGRIMYRKPVKRPSDEKYSGLTASSKKKITNENEINEQDSVKKKSQKQIKNSSLLSFDNEDENE; from the exons ATGAGCAAGCGGAACCAAGTGTCCTACGTGCGGCCCGCCGAGCCCGCGTTCCTGGCTCGCTTCAAGGAAAGGGTCGGCTACAGGGACGGGCCCACCGTTGAGACCAAG AGAATCCAGCCTCAGCTTCCAGATGAAGATGGTGATCACAgtgacaaagaagatgaacagccACAAGTGGTAGTTTTAAAAAAGGGAGACCTATCAGCTGAAGAAGTCatgaaaattaaagcagagataaaGGCTGCCAAAGCAG ATGAAGAACCAGCTGCAGCCAATGGAAGAATCATGTATCGAAAACCAGTCAAGCGTCCCTCAGATGAAAAATATTCAGGTTTAACAGCAAGCTCAAAAAAGAAgataacaaatgaaaatgaaataaatgaacagGACTCAGTTAAAAAGAAGtcacaaaagcaaataaaaaacagtAGCCTCCTTTCTTTTGATAATGAAGATGAAAACGAATAA